One segment of Yersinia kristensenii DNA contains the following:
- the pyrF gene encoding orotidine-5'-phosphate decarboxylase — translation MTSATKTNNSGSISSPIVVALDYANKDAALAFADRVNPRDCRLKVGKEMFTLYGPQLVRDLHHRGFEVFLDLKFHDIPNTTAHAVAAAAELGVWMVNVHASGGARMMTAAKEALLPYGPQAPLLIAVTVLTSMDGEDLRDIGINITPAEQAERLAKLTWDCGLDGVVCSAHEAVRLKQVCGEDFKLVTPGIRPEGSDAGDQRRIMTPPQAVVAGVDYMVIGRPITQSPDPEKALADILASLPKGAK, via the coding sequence ATGACGTCTGCAACTAAAACTAATAACAGTGGCTCAATATCTTCCCCGATTGTTGTCGCACTGGATTATGCCAATAAAGACGCGGCGCTAGCCTTTGCTGATCGTGTTAACCCGCGAGATTGCCGGTTAAAGGTGGGCAAAGAGATGTTTACCTTATATGGCCCACAATTGGTGCGTGATCTGCATCACCGCGGTTTTGAAGTATTTCTTGATTTGAAATTCCACGATATTCCTAACACCACCGCCCATGCTGTCGCGGCGGCAGCGGAACTCGGCGTGTGGATGGTGAATGTCCATGCCAGCGGCGGGGCGCGTATGATGACCGCGGCAAAAGAGGCTTTATTACCCTACGGGCCGCAAGCGCCGTTATTGATTGCCGTGACCGTGCTCACTAGCATGGATGGCGAAGATTTACGTGATATTGGCATTAACATCACCCCTGCTGAACAGGCTGAGCGGTTGGCGAAATTGACGTGGGATTGCGGTTTAGACGGCGTGGTGTGCTCTGCCCATGAAGCGGTACGGCTAAAACAGGTGTGTGGTGAGGATTTCAAACTGGTCACTCCGGGGATCCGCCCAGAAGGCAGTGATGCTGGTGATCAGCGCCGTATTATGACACCGCCACAAGCCGTGGTAGCAGGGGTGGATTATATGGTGATAGGGCGTCCGATCACCCAATCTCCTGATCCTGAAAAAGCCCTGGCGGATATTCTGGCATCCCTGCCTAAGGGGGCAAAATGA
- the yciH gene encoding stress response translation initiation inhibitor YciH, with protein sequence MSHDNSRLVYSTDSGRITEPEIKPQRPKGDGIVRIQRQTSGRKGKGVCLITGIDGSDEMLEKLAAELKKKCGCGGAIKDGIIEIQGDKRDLLKQLLEAKGMKVKLAGG encoded by the coding sequence ATGAGTCATGATAATAGCCGCTTAGTCTATTCAACTGATTCTGGCCGTATCACTGAACCCGAGATAAAACCGCAGCGCCCTAAGGGCGATGGCATTGTTCGCATCCAGCGCCAAACCAGTGGTCGTAAAGGAAAGGGCGTGTGTCTGATTACCGGTATTGATGGCAGTGATGAGATGCTGGAAAAATTGGCGGCAGAATTGAAGAAAAAGTGCGGCTGTGGCGGCGCGATAAAAGACGGCATCATTGAAATTCAAGGGGATAAGCGCGATCTGCTCAAGCAATTACTCGAAGCCAAAGGGATGAAAGTCAAACTGGCGGGTGGATGA
- the osmB gene encoding osmotically-inducible lipoprotein OsmB yields MMIINKRFATAALALTLALSLSACSNMSKRDRNTAIGAGAGAVGGAVLTGSTLGTLGGAAVGGVIGHQVGK; encoded by the coding sequence ATGATGATAATCAATAAACGATTTGCTACTGCCGCACTGGCACTCACTCTGGCTTTATCTCTATCCGCCTGCTCTAACATGTCCAAACGTGACCGTAACACCGCGATTGGTGCCGGTGCCGGTGCTGTTGGCGGTGCAGTCTTGACAGGCAGTACATTAGGGACGTTAGGCGGCGCTGCTGTGGGTGGCGTTATTGGCCATCAGGTCGGCAAATAA
- the araD gene encoding L-ribulose-5-phosphate 4-epimerase gives MLNELKQQVLAANLALPRHNLVTFTWGNVSAVDRHRGLLVIKPSGVEYDVMTVDDMVVVELDSGKVVEGSKKPSSDTDTHRVLYLNFPQIGGIVHTHSRHATIWAQAGLDLPAWGTTHADYFYGTIPCTRLMTPEEIAGRYEWETGNVIVDTFQQRGIKPEDVPAVLVNSHGPFAWGSSADNAVHNAVVLEELAYMGLFSRQLNPQLADMQPQLLDKHYLRKHGKNAYYGQ, from the coding sequence ATGCTCAACGAACTGAAGCAACAGGTGCTTGCCGCTAATTTGGCGTTGCCGCGCCATAATCTGGTCACTTTCACCTGGGGAAATGTCAGTGCCGTTGACCGGCACCGTGGGCTTCTGGTGATTAAACCTTCGGGCGTAGAATATGATGTCATGACGGTTGACGACATGGTGGTCGTGGAGTTGGACAGCGGCAAAGTGGTGGAGGGCAGTAAGAAACCCTCGTCGGATACCGATACTCACCGGGTGCTTTACCTTAATTTCCCACAAATCGGCGGCATTGTTCACACCCATTCACGCCATGCCACCATCTGGGCGCAAGCCGGTTTGGATTTACCCGCCTGGGGCACCACTCATGCGGATTATTTCTATGGCACTATTCCCTGTACCCGCTTGATGACCCCGGAAGAGATTGCTGGCCGTTATGAGTGGGAGACCGGTAATGTCATCGTCGACACTTTCCAACAGCGGGGTATTAAGCCAGAAGATGTCCCCGCCGTTTTAGTGAATTCGCACGGGCCATTCGCCTGGGGTAGCAGTGCTGATAATGCGGTACACAATGCGGTGGTGTTAGAAGAATTGGCTTATATGGGGCTTTTCTCTCGCCAGTTGAACCCACAGTTGGCGGATATGCAGCCGCAATTGTTGGATAAACATTACCTGCGCAAACACGGGAAAAACGCCTATTACGGGCAATAA
- a CDS encoding DUF2164 domain-containing protein yields MADITFTREQTQRMTYKLQRYLEQEHNIELEDFDTEFLLQFISRELGAHFYNQGINDAITQIEAKMLDISDAILWLEKPVQD; encoded by the coding sequence ATGGCAGACATTACTTTTACCCGCGAGCAAACGCAGCGGATGACCTACAAACTTCAGCGTTATCTGGAGCAAGAACACAATATTGAGTTGGAAGATTTTGACACAGAGTTTTTACTGCAATTCATCAGTCGTGAGTTGGGTGCGCATTTTTACAATCAGGGAATCAATGACGCCATCACGCAAATCGAAGCAAAAATGCTCGATATCAGTGACGCCATATTGTGGTTGGAAAAACCCGTGCAAGATTAA
- a CDS encoding DNA-binding transcriptional regulator YciT — translation MNLRQQTILQQVNDRKRVSVSELSQATLVSEVTIRHDLNLLEKRGLLKRVHGSAVALESDDIDVRMMRHFSMKQKLANHAASLVNDGETIFIESGSSNALLAHQLAKRPGITLVTVSGYIARQLKDSACEVILLGGIYQKKSDSMVGPLTQLCLRHVNFSKAFIGIDGYQIDRGFTGRDMLRADVINSVLAKGAENIILADASKFGQVHQNLLTTDSVISRVITDNRLPASYQQQLTAQGIQVDILGE, via the coding sequence ATGAACCTAAGACAGCAAACAATTTTACAGCAAGTGAATGACCGCAAGCGGGTTAGCGTCAGCGAATTGTCGCAAGCTACCTTGGTATCGGAAGTGACTATTCGGCACGATCTCAACCTGCTAGAAAAACGCGGCTTGCTCAAGCGCGTGCATGGCTCTGCTGTTGCCCTTGAAAGTGATGATATTGATGTTCGCATGATGCGCCATTTTTCTATGAAGCAAAAACTGGCCAATCATGCCGCCTCGCTGGTCAATGATGGCGAGACAATATTTATTGAAAGCGGCAGCAGCAACGCCCTATTGGCTCATCAGTTAGCCAAACGGCCCGGTATCACGCTGGTGACAGTCAGCGGCTATATTGCCCGGCAATTAAAAGACTCCGCCTGTGAAGTCATTCTATTGGGGGGGATTTATCAGAAGAAAAGTGACAGCATGGTCGGCCCACTGACACAACTGTGTTTGCGTCATGTTAATTTCAGTAAGGCATTCATCGGCATTGACGGCTATCAGATAGACCGCGGATTCACCGGGCGTGACATGTTACGCGCCGATGTAATTAACAGTGTACTGGCAAAAGGCGCTGAAAATATCATCCTGGCGGATGCCTCAAAATTTGGCCAGGTACATCAAAACTTGCTGACCACGGACTCCGTTATCAGCAGAGTGATTACCGATAATCGCCTGCCCGCGAGCTATCAACAGCAGTTGACCGCCCAAGGAATTCAAGTCGACATATTGGGCGAGTAA
- the fsa gene encoding fructose-6-phosphate aldolase: protein MELYLDTADVAAVKRLARILPLQGVTTNPSILAKAGKPIWEVLPALRDALGGTGKLFAQVLASDSELMVSEAVLLSQRVPGLVIKVPATAEGLAAIKKLKAMSIPTLGTAVYGAGQGLLSALAGAEYVAPYVNRLDAQGGDGIAMVRELQQLLTLHAPGAKVLAASFRTPRQVLDCLLAGCQSVTIPVDVAEQFISTPAVKAAVEQFEHDWQGAFGSAILG from the coding sequence ATGGAGCTTTATCTCGACACAGCAGATGTGGCCGCAGTTAAACGTCTGGCGCGTATCCTGCCTTTGCAGGGCGTCACCACCAATCCCAGTATTTTGGCCAAAGCAGGTAAACCTATCTGGGAAGTGCTACCAGCGCTGCGCGATGCTTTGGGTGGAACCGGTAAACTTTTTGCACAAGTGTTAGCCAGTGACAGCGAGTTAATGGTGTCGGAGGCTGTTTTACTGTCGCAACGGGTTCCTGGTTTGGTTATCAAAGTACCCGCTACGGCAGAAGGGTTGGCAGCAATCAAAAAGTTGAAAGCGATGTCAATCCCGACATTGGGTACGGCGGTGTACGGTGCCGGACAAGGCCTATTATCTGCTTTAGCTGGGGCTGAATATGTGGCTCCTTATGTCAATCGGTTGGATGCGCAGGGCGGTGATGGTATCGCGATGGTACGTGAGTTACAGCAGTTGCTCACCTTGCATGCACCGGGCGCTAAAGTGTTGGCCGCCAGCTTCCGGACTCCTCGGCAAGTGCTAGATTGCTTACTGGCGGGCTGCCAGTCGGTCACTATTCCTGTGGATGTTGCAGAACAATTTATCAGTACACCGGCGGTTAAAGCCGCCGTTGAACAGTTTGAACATGATTGGCAGGGCGCATTTGGCTCCGCAATCTTGGGCTAG
- a CDS encoding YbdD/YjiX family protein, translating into MANVGIPLRRQHTNLLHKRPFPAGSRQITRCIPLVPIATRPTTWWAWVRLIARRVAQSFRLMVGVQDYGNYVNHMRRHHPETPPMTERDFHRYCLEARFPSEAGKLGKCPC; encoded by the coding sequence GTGGCTAATGTAGGTATCCCACTGCGCAGGCAGCACACGAATCTGTTGCACAAACGGCCATTCCCCGCCGGGTCGCGTCAGATTACGCGCTGCATACCGCTGGTTCCAATAGCAACTCGCCCGACCACGTGGTGGGCTTGGGTACGTCTGATCGCGCGCCGGGTGGCACAAAGTTTTCGCTTGATGGTCGGAGTGCAGGATTATGGCAATTATGTCAATCATATGCGCCGTCATCATCCTGAGACACCGCCAATGACCGAGCGTGATTTCCACCGTTATTGTCTGGAGGCCCGTTTCCCTAGCGAAGCGGGCAAATTGGGGAAATGCCCTTGTTAG